One window of Oreochromis niloticus isolate F11D_XX linkage group LG23, O_niloticus_UMD_NMBU, whole genome shotgun sequence genomic DNA carries:
- the LOC106098149 gene encoding NACHT, LRR and PYD domains-containing protein 3, translating into PPSKTTLCGDHESQTKAQRKKPGPQPSCLSLKSEQSKKRLIEFKEQPSAAERKKHGIKRKQHPGSEPSLVSFKSDQSKKRLIEFKEQQPSAAERVDQSSEAPSGQSAQQQQIHLDSIFMMLDDHIITFVKNELKKIHKVLRQDYPEWAERQMEDEEVLAGEDEERRRSSRDAVLKITLDFLRGMKQEELADRLQSRTPTVVCQNQKSVLKKKFQRVFEGIAKAGNPALLNQIYTELYITEGGTAEVNDEHEVRQIETTSRKPERPEKTIRQEDIFKASPGRDEPIRTVLTKGVAGIGKTVLTQKYTLDWAEDKANQDIQFIFPFTFRELNVLKEEKFSLVELVHHFFTETKEAGIRSFENFQVVFIFDGLDECRLPLDFNKTENLTDVTVSTSVDVLLINLIRGKLLPSAHLWITTRPAAANQIPAECIDRVTEIRGFPDTQKEEYFRKRFRSWWKAHNIISHIRTSPSLRIMCHIPVFCWITATVLEHVLKTRKWNTMPKTLTEMYIHFLVVQAKVKKVKYDGGAETDPHWCPESRKMIESLGKLAFDQLQKGNLIFYESDLRECGIDITAASVYSGVFTQIFKEERGLYQDKVFCFIHLSVQEFLAALHVHLTFIDSEVNLLEEQQTASRKFETRESNEKYFYQTAVDKALKSPNGHLDLFLRFLVGLSLQTNQNLLQGLLTHTGSSSQTNQETVQYIKVKISESLSAEKSINLFHCLNELNDRSLVEEIQQFLSSGSLLTNNLSPAQWSALVFILLASEEDLDVFDLKKFSASEEALLRLLPVIKASNKALLSVCNLSERSCQALSSVLTSQASSLKELDLSNNNLGDSGVILLSAALTSPHCELDTLRLSVCNLSEKSCEALSSVLGSQSSSLKELDLSDNDLKDSGVKHLSVCVKSSYCKLETLSLSGCLITEEGCTSLASALSSNSHIRELDLSYNHPGDSGIKLLSAGVKDTGRKLDTLRVEPAGVRWLTPGLRKYSCKLIIDTNTVNRKLQLSDNNRKVTHVEEVQSYPDHPDRFDVWFQLLCRDDLTGRCYWEVEWSGEVWITVSYRQISRKGGSYDSAFGHNTQSWSLQCTSNGPHFAWHNDKTISSYSTSSVSNRVAVYVDCPAGTLSFYRVSSDTLIHLHTFNTTFTDRLYPGFGICAASSVSLC; encoded by the exons cctccctctaaaaccactctgtgtggggaccatgagagccagaccaaagctcagag gaagaaacctggACCTCAACCCAGCTGTCTGTCCTTAAAGAGTGAACAGTCTAAAAAACGCTTGATTGAATTTAAGGAACAAccctctgctgcagagag gaaaaAACATGGAATTAAACGCAAACAGCATCCTGGATCTGAACCCAGCTTAGTGTCCTTTAAGAGTGACCAGTCTAAAAAACGCTTGATTGAATTTAAGGAGCAACAACCCTCTGCTGCGGAGAG agtggaccagaGCTCAGAGGCTCCCAGcggtcagtctgcccagcagcaaCAAATACatctggactccatatttatg ATGCTGGACGACCACATCATTACTTTTGTGAAGAATGAATTGAAGAAGATCCACAAGGTTTTGCGTCAAGATTACCCAGAATGGGCAGAGAGACAAATGGAAGATGAGGAAGTATTAGCAGGTGAGGATGAAGAGCGGAGGAGAAGCAGCAGAGATGCAGTTTTGAAGATCACATTGGACTTCCTCAGGGgaatgaagcaggaggagctggctgaccgactgcagagca GAACTCCCACTGTAGTTTGTCAGAaccaaaaatctgttttaaaaaagaagttccagcgtgtgtttgaggggattgctaaagcaggaaatccagcacttctgaatcagatctacacagagctctacatcacagagggagggactgcagaggtcaatgatgaacatgaggtcagacagattgaaacaacatccaggaaaccagagagaccagaaaaaacaatcagacaagaagacatctttaaagcctcacctggaagagatgaaccaatcagaacagtgctgacaaagggagtggctggcattgggaaaacagtcttaacacagaaatacaccctcgactgggctgaagacaaagccaaccaggacatccagttcatatttccattcactttcagagagctgaatgtgctgaaagaggaaaagttcagcttggtggaacttgttcatcacttctttactgaaaccaaagaagcaggaatccgTAGCTTTGAaaacttccaggttgtgttcatctttgatggtctggatgagtgtcgacttcctctggacttcaaCAAAACTGAGAACCTGACTGATGTTACGgtgtccacctcagtggatgtgctgctgataaatctcatcagggggaaactgcttccctctgctcacctctggataaccacacgacctgcagcagctaATCAGATCCCTGCAGAATGCATTGACAGGGTAACAGAGATTAGAGGGTTCCCTGAtacacagaaggaggagtacttcagaaAGAGATTCAGAAGTTGGTGGAAGGCACACAatatcatctcccacatcaggACATCACCTAGCCTCcgcatcatgtgccacatcccagtcttctgctggatcactgctacagttctggagcatGTGCTGAAAACCAGAAAGTGGAACACaatgcccaagaccctgactgagatgtacatccacttcctggtggttcaggccaaagtgaagaaggtcaagtatgatggaggagctgagacagatccacactggtgtccagagagcaggaagatgattgagtcactgggaaaactggcttttgatcagctgcagaaaggaaacctgatcttctatgaatcagacctgagagagtgtggcatcgatatcacagcagcctcagtgtactcaggagtgttcacacagatctttaaagaggagagaggactgtaccaggacaaggtgttctgcttcatccatctgagtgttcaggagtttctggctgctcttcatgtccaccTGACCTTCATCGACTCTGAagtcaatctgctggaagagCAACAGACAGCCTCCAGGAAATTTGAAACAAGAGAATCTAACGAGAAATACTTCTACCAGACTGCTGTGGACAAGGCCTTAAAGAGTCCAAacggacacctggacttgttcctccgcttcctcgtgggtctttcactgcagaccaatcagaatCTACTACAAGGTCTGCTGACACAcacaggaagtagctcacagaccaaccaagaaacagtccagtacattAAAGTGAAAATTAGTGAgagtctgtctgcagagaaaagcatcaatctgttccactgtctgaatgaactgaatgatcgttcgctagtggaggagatccaacagttcCTGAGTTCAGGAAGTCTCTTGACAAATAatctgtctcctgctcagtggtcagctctggtcttcatcttattGGCATCGGAagaagatctggatgtgtttgacttgaagaaattctcagcttcagaggaggctcttctgagacTGCTACCAGTgatcaaagcctccaacaaagctct ACTAAGTGTCTGTAACCTTTCGGAGAGAAGCTGTCAAGCTCTGTCATCAGTTCTCACATCCCAGGCCTCTAGTTTGAAAGAGTTGGACCTAAGTAACAACAACCTGGGGGATTCAGGAGTGATTCTTCTGTCTGCCGCACTGACGAGTCCACATTGTGAACTGGATACTCTCAG actgagtgtCTGTAACCTCTCAGAGAAGAGCTGTGAAGCTTTATCCTCAGTTCTTGGCTCACAGTCCTCTAGTTtgaaagagctggacctgagtgacAACGATCTaaaggattcaggagtgaagcatttGTCTGTTTGCGTGAAGAGTTCCTATTGTAAACTGGAAACACTCAG tctgtcaggctgtctgatcacagaggaaggctgtacttctctggcctcagccTTGAGTTCCAACTCTCATATAAGAGAGTTGGACCTCAGCTACAACCATCCAGGAGACTCGGGAATAAAGCTGCTTTCGGCTGGAGTGAAGGATACAGGCCGGAAattggacactctcag ggtggagcctgctggagtccgatggttgacaccaggtctgaggaagt attcctgtaaACTCataatcgacacaaacacagtaaacagaaaactccaactgtctgacaacaacaggaaggtgacacatgtggaggaggttcagtcatatcctgatcatccagacagatttgatgtttggtttcagctgctgtgtagagatgatctgactggtcgctgttactgggaggtcgagtggagtgGAGAGGTTTGGATAACAGTGAGTTACAGACAAATCAGCAGGAAAGGAGGCAGTTATGACTCTGCATTTGGACACAACactcagtcctggagtctgcaGTGCACTAGCAATGGTCCTCATTTTGCCTGGCACAATGACAAAACAATATCCTCCTACTcaacctcctctgtctctaacagagtagcagtgtatgtggactgtcctgctggcactctgtcattttacagagtctcctctgacactctgatccatctccacaccttcaacaccacattcactgaccGTCTCTATCCTGGATTTGGAATCTGTGCTGCTTCCTCAGTCTCCCTGTGTTGA